One Pecten maximus chromosome 16, xPecMax1.1, whole genome shotgun sequence DNA window includes the following coding sequences:
- the LOC117345085 gene encoding uncharacterized protein LOC117345085, with the protein MIRSIVLTLALASLTYSMTTPSGHHGHHGHATHPPNSEHPEKGAISFYYDSHTHYMAGRTTSSCYIWPLHNTQQHLVHTVQGLEMLELAMIKLITGGEAKLQNSDLGNHSRNIVHFCHGRQKYDLGVKPVVSSTSVPAPTLVID; encoded by the exons ATGATCCGAAGTATCGTCCTCACCCTGGCTCTGGCCTCTCTCACCTACTCTATG ACCACGCCATCAGGTCATCATGGACACCACGGACACGCTACTCATCCTCCAAACAGCGAACATCCAGAAAAGGGAGCCATTTCATTTTACTACGATTCCCACACG CACTATATGGCCGGGCGGACGACCAGCAGTTGTTATATCTGGCCTCTCCACAATACTCAACAACACCTCGTACACACTGTCCAAGGACTGGAAATGTTGGAG TTGGCTATGATTAAGTTGATAACCGGCGGTGAGGCCAAGCTACAGAACAGTGACTTAGGAAATCACTCTAGGAATATCGTCCATTTCTGTCACGGACGTCAGAAGTATGACCTTGGGGTCAAACCTGTTGTCTCCTCCACCTCAGTTCCTGCTCCAACATTGGTGATTGATTAG